A stretch of Natronococcus sp. CG52 DNA encodes these proteins:
- a CDS encoding glycosyltransferase family 4 protein, which yields MTDLAVGLKERGLDIKVYTGQPNYHSGENEKQPRVSVYENTPVVRISAPQVRQSSLIRRLFNWTVFISWMFVVLLLDTSRNDREVVFVSITPFLSTVVSLACRLNGWDYTYIAYDLYPDQAAELGYVAKGGIVERLWRRVENSTLSSANNVVVNGELMKERLLENSEGRVDPTDVKIIHNWADEDFLRPMPKEENPFSREHDLVDPFTVLYSGNIGEFHDLETLIEAAARFDDGDVQFLIIGEGDKKKSLIRLAESLSILGDTVTFLPYQPWDDLPHSLTSGDVSVVTVQKGFEGVCVSSKIYSAMAAGMPILCIAQPFDDESRLVDQFDMGLHVPQGDVDGTVEAIESWRSDERLLQNQGRNARSAFEQNFTKDECIDDYYQLLTEDGR from the coding sequence ATGACGGATCTCGCGGTCGGGCTCAAGGAACGAGGACTGGACATCAAAGTGTATACCGGACAGCCGAACTATCACAGCGGGGAAAACGAGAAACAGCCGAGGGTGTCAGTGTACGAGAATACTCCCGTAGTTCGGATTAGCGCTCCACAAGTTCGTCAGTCGTCACTGATTCGGCGATTGTTTAACTGGACGGTATTCATCTCCTGGATGTTCGTAGTGCTACTTCTCGATACGTCGCGGAACGACCGTGAGGTGGTATTCGTTTCAATAACCCCGTTCCTTTCGACGGTGGTGTCGTTAGCCTGTCGGCTCAACGGCTGGGATTACACGTACATCGCGTACGATCTCTATCCGGACCAGGCCGCCGAGTTGGGATACGTGGCGAAAGGCGGGATCGTCGAGAGGCTATGGCGACGGGTTGAGAATAGCACGCTCTCGAGTGCGAACAACGTCGTAGTCAACGGGGAACTGATGAAAGAACGGTTACTCGAAAATTCCGAGGGGCGAGTAGATCCGACCGACGTAAAAATTATACACAACTGGGCAGACGAGGACTTTCTCCGACCGATGCCCAAAGAAGAGAATCCCTTCAGCCGAGAACACGACCTCGTCGATCCGTTCACCGTCCTGTACTCGGGGAACATCGGAGAATTCCACGATCTCGAGACGTTGATCGAAGCGGCAGCTCGGTTCGACGACGGAGACGTACAGTTTCTCATCATCGGCGAAGGTGACAAGAAGAAGTCGCTAATCCGCCTCGCGGAGTCCCTCTCTATCCTCGGGGATACCGTAACGTTCCTCCCGTATCAACCGTGGGACGACCTGCCGCACAGTCTCACGTCCGGCGACGTTTCCGTCGTAACGGTCCAGAAAGGCTTCGAGGGAGTCTGCGTCTCGAGCAAGATCTATTCGGCGATGGCGGCGGGAATGCCGATTCTCTGTATCGCTCAACCGTTCGACGACGAATCTCGTCTCGTCGATCAGTTCGACATGGGACTTCACGTCCCGCAGGGAGACGTCGACGGCACCGTCGAAGCGATCGAATCGTGGCGATCGGACGAGAGACTGTTGCAGAACCAAGGCCGAAACGCTCGGTCGGCCTTCGAGCAGAATTTCACGAAAGACGAGTGTATCGACGATTATTATCAGTTATTGACCGAAGACGGTCGGTAG
- a CDS encoding DUF1616 domain-containing protein gives MSGRSSRGTFRTFLREFPADLGAVLVLTALVNVSTFAPVVRETALRIPLGLVFILFAPGYVFVAALFPEIPSNDTTDSGSESRISRVRSEMDLIKRVALSLGVSIAIVPLIGLVLSFVPVSSGFRSVMVALTVFTLTVTIVAAIRRRDLPEEKRFQIPYRDWYGTCRSGILEPDTRLDLGYSILVILSLVLLLGAVSFAITAPLEDEQFSTIYLLTEEEEDLTANNYPTEFAAGESEELIVGVENNEHRTVAYTVVAVEQKADVVDNRTSVTEQRELDRFETELDHDESSQRTYELEPTLTGENVRVVWLLYADGTVPDEPSMENADYYVYLWLSVTE, from the coding sequence ATGAGCGGACGATCGTCGCGGGGAACTTTCCGGACGTTCCTTCGAGAGTTTCCCGCAGATCTCGGGGCGGTACTCGTACTGACGGCACTGGTTAACGTCTCTACCTTTGCACCAGTAGTCCGAGAGACGGCGCTGCGGATCCCTCTCGGTCTCGTGTTTATCCTTTTCGCTCCGGGATACGTCTTTGTCGCGGCTTTGTTTCCCGAGATCCCGTCGAACGACACTACCGATAGCGGATCAGAGAGCCGGATTTCGAGGGTACGGTCCGAAATGGACTTGATCAAGCGCGTCGCTCTTTCTCTCGGGGTGAGCATAGCGATCGTCCCGCTGATCGGACTCGTACTGTCTTTCGTGCCGGTGAGTAGCGGGTTCAGGTCGGTCATGGTTGCACTGACCGTATTTACGCTCACCGTCACGATCGTCGCGGCGATACGAAGACGGGACCTGCCCGAAGAAAAACGCTTTCAGATTCCGTATCGCGACTGGTACGGTACTTGCCGCAGCGGTATTCTCGAACCGGACACGCGTCTCGATCTGGGCTACAGCATCCTCGTTATACTCTCGCTCGTCTTGTTGCTCGGGGCAGTGTCGTTCGCGATCACCGCCCCGCTCGAGGACGAGCAATTCTCGACCATCTACCTCCTCACGGAAGAGGAGGAAGACCTCACCGCGAATAATTATCCGACGGAGTTCGCCGCAGGGGAGAGCGAGGAGTTAATCGTCGGCGTCGAGAATAACGAACATCGGACGGTAGCGTACACCGTGGTCGCTGTCGAACAGAAAGCGGACGTCGTCGACAACCGAACTTCCGTTACCGAACAGCGGGAGCTCGATCGCTTCGAGACGGAACTCGACCACGACGAATCGTCCCAGCGTACGTACGAATTAGAGCCCACGTTGACGGGTGAGAACGTCCGCGTCGTGTGGTTACTGTACGCCGACGGTACCGTGCCCGACGAACCGTCGATGGAGAACGCCGACTACTACGTCTATCTCTGGCTGAGCGTCACCGAGTGA
- the mce gene encoding methylmalonyl-CoA epimerase translates to MHFDHAGIATDDARDLAELYAELFDLEIAHEEEFDGMRVVFLDCGNGYVELLEPLEGGTISQYLDRNGPGVHHLALATDDIEAALETARDQDVELVDEEPRPGAWGHTVAFLHPRDTGGILIEFVEH, encoded by the coding sequence ATGCACTTCGACCACGCAGGGATCGCGACCGACGACGCACGGGACCTCGCAGAACTGTACGCGGAGCTCTTCGACCTCGAGATCGCTCACGAGGAGGAGTTCGACGGGATGCGCGTCGTCTTCCTCGACTGCGGCAACGGTTACGTCGAACTGCTCGAGCCCCTCGAGGGCGGAACGATCTCGCAGTACCTCGACCGCAACGGCCCGGGTGTCCACCACCTCGCGCTCGCGACCGACGACATCGAGGCCGCACTCGAGACCGCACGCGACCAGGACGTCGAACTCGTCGACGAGGAGCCGCGCCCCGGTGCGTGGGGCCACACGGTCGCGTTCCTGCATCCGAGAGACACCGGCGGAATCCTGATCGAGTTCGTCGAGCACTGA
- a CDS encoding aldo/keto reductase yields MNPDPASETVTAQGVDVPSLGFGTARTTGDECRRAVAAALEAGYRHVDTAQLYDNEDAVGNALAESDVPREDVFVVTKVDTANLAHDDVLESTRASLERLGIDRVDLLLIHAPRDHTPLEETLGAMNELQDEGAVEHIGVSNFSVEQLEHAQERSETPILTNQVKYHPYHRQDDLLSYCVDEEILLTAYSPLAKGSVVGDDRLEEIGERYGKSAAQVALRWLLQQPFVAAIPKASSREHIEANADVFDFELSSDEMRTVFELTERSLASRIARRIGLT; encoded by the coding sequence GTGAACCCCGATCCCGCATCCGAAACCGTAACCGCACAGGGGGTCGACGTCCCGTCGCTCGGGTTCGGAACTGCCCGAACGACCGGCGACGAGTGTCGGCGCGCGGTCGCGGCCGCGCTCGAGGCCGGCTACCGACACGTCGACACCGCCCAGCTGTACGACAACGAGGACGCCGTCGGGAACGCGCTCGCGGAGAGCGACGTTCCGCGCGAGGACGTCTTCGTCGTGACTAAGGTCGATACCGCCAATCTCGCGCACGACGACGTCCTCGAGTCGACCCGCGCGAGCCTCGAGCGCCTGGGGATCGACCGCGTCGATCTCCTGTTGATCCACGCGCCGCGAGATCACACGCCGCTCGAGGAGACGCTCGGTGCGATGAACGAGCTCCAGGACGAGGGTGCCGTCGAGCACATCGGCGTCAGTAACTTCTCGGTCGAGCAACTCGAGCACGCACAAGAGCGTTCGGAGACGCCGATCCTTACCAACCAGGTGAAGTACCATCCCTACCACCGACAGGACGACCTCCTGTCGTACTGCGTCGACGAGGAGATCCTGCTGACGGCGTACAGCCCGCTCGCGAAGGGTTCCGTCGTCGGCGACGATCGCCTCGAGGAGATCGGCGAGCGGTACGGGAAATCCGCGGCGCAAGTCGCCTTGCGGTGGCTGCTCCAGCAGCCCTTCGTCGCCGCGATCCCGAAGGCCTCGAGTCGCGAACACATCGAGGCGAACGCGGACGTCTTCGACTTCGAACTCTCGTCCGACGAGATGCGGACGGTGTTCGAACTGACCGAGCGAAGTCTGGCGTCGAGAATCGCACGCAGAATCGGACTCACGTAG
- a CDS encoding sugar phosphate nucleotidyltransferase — protein sequence MKAIVLAGGYATRMWPITRHRPKMLLPLGERTVIGQILAQLEADERIDDIYVSVNRRFAEDFVQFLAASGFERPRVSVEETTSEYEKLGVIGALSQLVERERIDDDLLVVAGDNLMGFTMSEFVDAFQERDASTIATYDVGSREKAKSYGLVRADNGRVTSFQEKPAEPESTLVSVACYAFPRDVVVFDEYLADGNNPDEIGWFVQWLQARQPVYTYSFDEVWYDIGSGESYIDAVSWALEGESLVAESATVEESTLQESVHVMPGATVENSTLRKSVVFPETEIRNSELSRTVVDQYASVVDLELSETLVGPHSKLSR from the coding sequence ATGAAAGCCATCGTACTTGCGGGTGGATACGCAACCCGTATGTGGCCGATTACGAGGCACCGACCGAAGATGCTCCTGCCGCTCGGAGAGCGGACTGTTATCGGGCAAATCCTCGCGCAACTCGAGGCAGACGAGCGAATCGACGACATTTACGTGAGCGTCAATCGACGATTCGCCGAGGATTTCGTGCAGTTTCTCGCGGCGAGCGGGTTCGAACGTCCGCGGGTGAGCGTCGAAGAGACGACGAGCGAGTACGAGAAGCTCGGCGTCATTGGCGCGCTCTCGCAACTCGTCGAGCGCGAGAGGATCGACGACGATCTGCTGGTCGTCGCCGGTGACAACCTGATGGGCTTCACCATGAGTGAGTTCGTCGATGCGTTTCAAGAACGCGACGCATCGACGATTGCAACCTACGACGTCGGCTCGCGCGAGAAGGCGAAATCGTACGGTCTCGTCCGGGCCGACAACGGCCGAGTAACGAGTTTTCAGGAGAAACCGGCCGAACCCGAGAGTACGCTCGTTTCGGTCGCCTGTTACGCGTTTCCCCGCGATGTTGTCGTCTTCGACGAGTACCTCGCCGACGGGAACAATCCGGACGAGATCGGCTGGTTCGTACAGTGGTTGCAGGCGCGACAGCCGGTCTACACGTACTCGTTCGACGAGGTCTGGTACGACATCGGCTCCGGCGAGAGTTACATCGACGCCGTCAGCTGGGCGCTCGAGGGCGAGTCGTTGGTCGCGGAGTCCGCGACGGTCGAAGAGTCGACGCTTCAAGAGAGCGTCCACGTGATGCCCGGCGCGACGGTCGAAAACTCGACGCTCCGAAAGTCGGTCGTCTTTCCCGAGACGGAGATCAGGAACAGCGAGCTCTCTCGAACGGTCGTCGATCAGTACGCGTCGGTCGTCGACCTCGAACTGTCGGAGACGCTCGTCGGTCCTCACTCGAAGCTCAGCCGGTGA
- a CDS encoding PAS domain-containing sensor histidine kinase codes for MDDRVGASEGAFWGGENETEALQRYQTLVNTVDDGIFQLDAEGRFVAVNDGVLETTGYARDELLGEHVSIVVDEENAEKLAHEVRRRLETDADGNTTFDLSIETADGDAVPCELRFSLLETDGEFEGTVGVLRDVDDRGRGHDDFTSIWETYKSISSVIDEADVGVFILDERFDVAWIDETAEEYFGVDRTDVIGRDKRTVIEETIRDRLADPDEFVETLSATYDDNTYIERFECRITPGPDRAERWLEHRSKPIESGQYAGGRVELYYDITDRKESKRAHQESEQRFQSLVDAVEEYAIFMLDPEGRIVSWNEGAERIKGYEATEILGEHFSVFYTDDDRANGVPERNLGQARERGSVEDEGWRVRSDGSQFWANVTITAIRDEGELQGYAKVTRDMTDRRAREQQLQRERDLTEQILETSPVGIKVVNPDGSISRANERMSELLGVSPADALEYTADQRNVFDANGNLLSVEERPAARAFETGEPLYDREILLDPPDQQQTWLSINATPITAEGREPKQVVVTATDITELKELAERRKQELEEREQELATVQLATNLLETGDQPVDELLEEFVAELPKSFRYPARTAAHISIGDYEAATDAYELFERQITARTSTANGTPITIDVGFIELPPENETELFIDEERELIDTVATLVKFHFERQEYIDELQAETRRLEQFAYAASHDLQEPLRMVSSYLQLLERRYEDALDDDGEEFLEYALDGAERMRAMIDGLLAYSRIKTRGDPFESVDLETVLEDVLSDLEIRIAERDAEITAEPLPRVEGDASQLRQVFQNLLDNAIEYSDDAPRVHVSTERTGTEWTVSVRDEGIGIEPDERDRIFEMFNRLHSRNEHAGTGIGLALCERIVERHGGDIWVDSEPGEGSTFSFTLPAVDDGDA; via the coding sequence ATGGACGATCGTGTGGGGGCTTCCGAAGGAGCGTTCTGGGGTGGAGAGAACGAAACTGAGGCGCTTCAACGGTATCAAACGCTGGTGAACACGGTCGACGACGGAATTTTCCAACTCGACGCCGAGGGGCGGTTCGTCGCGGTCAACGACGGCGTCCTCGAAACGACAGGGTACGCGCGCGACGAACTTCTCGGCGAGCACGTCTCGATCGTCGTCGACGAGGAGAACGCCGAGAAACTGGCGCACGAAGTCCGAAGACGGCTCGAGACCGACGCGGACGGAAACACCACGTTCGACCTCTCAATCGAGACTGCAGACGGCGACGCCGTTCCCTGCGAGTTGCGGTTCAGCCTCCTCGAAACTGACGGCGAGTTCGAGGGAACCGTCGGCGTCCTTCGAGACGTCGACGACCGTGGCCGCGGACACGACGACTTCACGTCGATCTGGGAGACCTACAAGTCGATCTCCTCCGTCATCGACGAAGCCGACGTCGGCGTGTTCATCCTCGACGAGAGGTTCGACGTCGCGTGGATCGACGAAACCGCCGAAGAGTACTTCGGCGTGGATCGAACCGATGTCATCGGTCGGGACAAGCGCACGGTCATCGAGGAGACGATTCGGGACCGCCTCGCCGATCCCGACGAATTCGTGGAGACCCTCTCGGCGACCTACGACGATAATACCTACATCGAACGGTTCGAGTGTCGAATCACGCCCGGTCCCGATCGAGCGGAGCGCTGGCTCGAACACCGGAGCAAACCCATCGAGTCCGGCCAGTACGCCGGCGGTCGCGTCGAACTGTACTACGACATAACCGACCGGAAGGAGTCGAAACGGGCCCACCAGGAGAGCGAACAGCGGTTTCAGTCGCTGGTCGATGCGGTCGAAGAGTACGCGATATTCATGCTCGATCCCGAGGGGCGGATCGTCAGCTGGAACGAAGGGGCCGAACGAATCAAGGGCTACGAGGCGACGGAGATCCTCGGCGAGCACTTTTCGGTTTTCTACACCGACGACGATCGGGCGAACGGCGTTCCTGAGCGGAATCTCGGACAGGCGAGAGAACGCGGTTCCGTCGAGGACGAAGGCTGGCGCGTCCGCTCCGACGGCTCGCAGTTCTGGGCGAACGTGACGATTACGGCCATCCGTGACGAGGGCGAGCTACAGGGGTACGCGAAGGTCACTCGTGATATGACCGATCGTCGAGCGCGGGAACAGCAACTCCAGCGCGAACGCGACCTGACCGAGCAGATTCTGGAAACGAGTCCGGTCGGCATCAAGGTCGTCAATCCGGACGGATCGATCAGTCGGGCAAACGAACGGATGTCGGAACTGCTCGGCGTTTCACCGGCCGACGCCCTGGAGTACACTGCGGACCAGCGGAACGTGTTCGACGCGAACGGCAACCTGCTCTCGGTCGAGGAACGACCCGCAGCCCGGGCCTTCGAGACGGGCGAGCCCCTGTACGATCGAGAAATTCTGTTAGACCCACCGGACCAGCAGCAGACGTGGCTGTCGATAAACGCCACGCCGATTACCGCCGAAGGGAGAGAGCCGAAGCAGGTCGTCGTGACCGCGACGGACATCACCGAGCTGAAGGAGCTAGCAGAACGGCGCAAGCAGGAACTCGAGGAACGTGAGCAGGAACTGGCCACCGTCCAGCTCGCCACGAACTTGCTCGAGACCGGCGACCAGCCGGTCGACGAGCTGCTCGAGGAGTTCGTCGCGGAGCTCCCGAAGTCCTTCCGGTACCCGGCGCGGACCGCCGCGCACATCTCGATCGGCGATTACGAGGCGGCCACCGATGCGTACGAACTGTTCGAGCGACAGATCACCGCCCGCACCAGTACGGCCAACGGGACGCCGATCACGATCGACGTCGGCTTCATCGAACTCCCGCCGGAGAACGAGACGGAACTGTTTATCGACGAAGAGCGCGAGCTGATCGACACGGTCGCGACGCTCGTGAAGTTTCACTTCGAACGCCAGGAGTACATCGACGAGTTACAGGCGGAGACCCGGCGCCTCGAGCAGTTCGCCTACGCCGCCAGCCACGACCTGCAGGAGCCGTTGCGGATGGTCTCGAGCTACCTCCAGCTTCTCGAGCGGCGGTACGAGGACGCGCTCGACGACGACGGCGAGGAGTTCCTCGAGTACGCCCTCGACGGTGCCGAGCGGATGCGGGCGATGATCGACGGGCTGCTCGCTTACTCCCGGATCAAGACGCGGGGCGATCCGTTCGAATCGGTCGATCTCGAGACGGTCCTCGAGGACGTCCTGTCGGACCTCGAGATACGGATCGCGGAACGCGACGCCGAGATCACCGCGGAGCCGCTCCCACGCGTCGAGGGAGACGCCAGCCAGCTCCGGCAGGTGTTCCAGAACCTGCTCGACAACGCGATCGAGTACAGCGACGACGCTCCGCGCGTTCACGTCTCGACCGAACGAACTGGAACGGAGTGGACCGTCTCCGTTCGCGACGAGGGTATCGGGATCGAACCGGACGAGAGAGACCGTATCTTCGAGATGTTCAATCGCCTCCACAGCCGCAACGAGCACGCCGGCACCGGCATCGGACTGGCTCTGTGCGAGCGGATCGTCGAGCGCCACGGCGGCGACATCTGGGTCGACTCCGAGCCCGGCGAGGGCTCGACGTTCTCGTTCACGCTGCCGGCCGTAGACGACGGCGACGCGTGA
- a CDS encoding oligosaccharide flippase family protein, which produces MDIVKSSFKVLMAKTAGALLTFVGTVIFARELGATALGIFFLFQAALGVLAVPADFGLRTAVEKRLSEGQTGDQIFTAGIILKTVPLGAVSVGIIAFQGTINAYLGAPLAMYLVLTLILQELADFSLRLLRGELRVGETWFLQFIRDAGWVVVGIPLLVLGFDVYALVYGLLVGFTVTFVWGMHKTSLAFQQPAKLHVDSLVSYAKFDVFSGVGKQFYSRMDLLVIAIFLPKAAVSSYEIAWLITMVVILTGESVAVTIFPQVSEWSAQKATDRIEAIVPAALVPGLLISIPAFFGTLVFSSEILGLVFGDAYTIASVALIILMGEKILQSFYVVFGRSLRAINREDLSAKSTIVSIVANLILTFVLVPLFGLSGAAIATAVSFGLNTILHAVYLSEFISIRFPIVEVGWALVAAITMTISLLALRHVLPIQTLVELLLVISLGALTYTVVLLLFPPLRKNVIVQAKHILDI; this is translated from the coding sequence ATGGATATTGTCAAGTCCAGCTTCAAGGTGTTAATGGCAAAGACTGCGGGAGCGTTACTCACGTTCGTCGGAACTGTGATCTTTGCCAGGGAGCTGGGCGCTACCGCACTCGGAATTTTCTTCTTATTTCAAGCCGCTCTCGGCGTATTGGCCGTGCCCGCGGATTTCGGCTTACGGACTGCGGTAGAAAAACGTCTCAGTGAGGGACAAACCGGCGATCAGATCTTCACCGCCGGAATCATTCTCAAAACGGTCCCGCTGGGCGCGGTCTCTGTCGGGATTATCGCATTTCAAGGGACAATAAATGCCTACCTCGGAGCTCCACTGGCGATGTATCTCGTATTAACTCTTATTTTACAGGAATTGGCAGACTTTTCGCTCCGTCTCTTGCGCGGTGAATTACGCGTCGGCGAGACGTGGTTTCTTCAATTTATCAGGGATGCTGGTTGGGTCGTCGTCGGCATCCCGTTACTGGTTCTCGGCTTCGACGTCTACGCACTAGTGTACGGATTGTTAGTCGGGTTTACGGTTACGTTCGTTTGGGGGATGCACAAAACGTCGCTCGCGTTTCAGCAGCCCGCCAAACTACACGTCGACTCGCTCGTTTCGTACGCTAAGTTCGACGTGTTTTCTGGAGTCGGAAAGCAGTTTTATAGCCGAATGGATTTACTGGTGATCGCGATATTTCTTCCCAAGGCGGCCGTAAGTAGTTACGAGATCGCGTGGCTCATCACGATGGTGGTGATCCTCACCGGAGAGTCGGTCGCCGTAACGATTTTTCCGCAAGTCAGCGAATGGAGCGCCCAGAAAGCGACCGACAGAATCGAAGCGATCGTTCCCGCCGCGCTCGTCCCCGGCTTGTTGATTTCTATTCCCGCCTTCTTCGGAACGCTGGTGTTTTCCAGCGAAATACTCGGACTCGTATTCGGGGACGCGTACACGATCGCGTCGGTTGCCCTGATAATACTGATGGGGGAGAAAATACTCCAGTCGTTCTACGTCGTGTTCGGTCGTTCACTCCGAGCGATAAACAGAGAGGACTTGTCAGCCAAATCGACGATAGTGTCGATCGTAGCTAACCTGATCCTCACGTTCGTTTTAGTCCCGCTATTCGGTTTGTCCGGTGCGGCGATCGCGACGGCGGTCTCGTTCGGTCTGAACACTATCTTACACGCCGTCTATCTATCCGAATTCATATCGATCAGATTTCCTATCGTGGAGGTGGGATGGGCGTTAGTCGCCGCGATCACGATGACGATCTCGTTACTCGCTCTGCGTCACGTCCTCCCGATTCAAACGCTCGTAGAGCTACTGCTAGTCATTTCTCTGGGGGCTCTCACGTACACTGTCGTGTTACTGTTGTTCCCTCCGCTGAGAAAAAACGTAATCGTGCAGGCGAAGCACATACTGGATATTTAA
- a CDS encoding glycosyltransferase family 2 protein: MNTAENAPRTASHVPSKPPLKMRSDETDSTPTRSESERPTVDAPSGGVLLASDSEIDPVLSIIMPTLNEEVGVVECLRRIKRAVTELDVPAEVIVSDSSTDRTPAIAREHGAIVVTPDGIGYGYAYRYAFERARGDYIAIGDADTTYDFEDLPRLYERVAHGDADMALGSRLNGEIEPGAMPLLHRYIGNPALTMFLNVFYDANVSDAHSGFRVVEKEALDQLELRSSGMEFASEMLMKANVEGLEIEEVPITYHTREGEAKLSTLHDGWRHVRFMLINAPGYLFSVPSVLFLVSGIALLLSARFTTDILVFFGLRAAVVGSLLLIVGFQIGSLAVFSTVAGGSIRATRDPLTNWIADSRKLEHGLTAGVLLSVSGTAYYAVLLVRALEAGSPPSLISSMTAFTVIILGLQTVFSSFFFSLLGDYHK; encoded by the coding sequence ATGAACACGGCCGAAAACGCGCCTCGAACCGCGTCACACGTGCCCTCTAAGCCCCCGTTAAAGATGAGATCCGATGAAACCGACTCGACGCCGACCCGATCAGAATCGGAGAGGCCGACCGTGGATGCGCCCAGCGGTGGCGTATTGCTCGCATCCGATAGCGAAATCGACCCCGTCTTGAGCATCATTATGCCGACCCTCAACGAGGAGGTCGGCGTCGTCGAATGTCTCCGACGGATCAAACGGGCGGTGACGGAGTTGGACGTCCCGGCCGAGGTGATCGTGAGCGATAGTTCGACGGACCGAACTCCGGCGATCGCCCGCGAACACGGCGCGATCGTCGTGACTCCTGACGGAATAGGATACGGCTACGCGTACCGGTACGCGTTTGAACGTGCGCGTGGCGATTACATCGCGATCGGCGACGCGGACACGACCTACGATTTCGAAGATCTTCCTCGCCTGTACGAGCGCGTCGCGCACGGTGACGCGGATATGGCGCTCGGAAGTCGCTTGAACGGCGAGATCGAACCCGGAGCGATGCCACTCTTGCATCGGTATATCGGCAACCCTGCGCTCACGATGTTCCTGAACGTATTCTACGACGCAAACGTGAGCGACGCTCACAGCGGGTTTCGGGTCGTCGAAAAGGAAGCTCTCGATCAACTCGAACTCCGCAGCAGCGGGATGGAGTTCGCGAGCGAGATGTTGATGAAGGCAAATGTCGAGGGACTGGAGATTGAGGAGGTACCCATCACCTATCACACTCGAGAAGGAGAGGCGAAACTCAGCACCCTTCACGACGGCTGGCGACACGTTCGGTTTATGCTGATCAACGCCCCAGGGTACCTCTTCTCAGTACCGAGCGTACTATTCCTGGTCTCCGGGATTGCACTTTTGCTTTCCGCTCGATTTACCACCGATATTCTCGTGTTCTTCGGACTTCGTGCGGCCGTGGTCGGGAGTCTGCTGCTTATCGTTGGTTTCCAGATCGGCAGTCTCGCGGTCTTCAGCACAGTCGCGGGTGGCTCGATTCGTGCTACGCGCGATCCCCTCACGAACTGGATCGCCGACTCCAGGAAACTCGAGCACGGCCTTACTGCTGGAGTTCTATTATCTGTCAGCGGTACGGCGTATTATGCCGTCCTCTTGGTTAGAGCTCTCGAAGCGGGTTCGCCTCCTTCACTCATATCCAGCATGACTGCGTTTACCGTGATCATATTGGGATTGCAAACGGTATTTTCGTCGTTCTTCTTCAGCCTTCTCGGAGACTATCACAAATGA